Proteins encoded in a region of the Mucilaginibacter sabulilitoris genome:
- the hisG gene encoding ATP phosphoribosyltransferase, producing MKTLKIAIQKSGRLNEKSVELLKNCGLNFENYKSSLISPVSNFPLEILFLRDDDIPEYVQDGIADLGIVGENVIQETEVEVSYLQRLGFGKCSLKIAVPNNNTIQSLADLNGKAVATTYPVILGKFLKKEGINADIRTISGSVEISPGLGLSDAICDLVSTGGTLKSNGLKPFVDVMSSEAVLIGCKDSEKDDLIQELIQRIQSVLRAKETKYVVLNVHRDNLDKVIALLPGVKSPSVVGLAEADWVAVHTVIPERDFWDRISQLKQAGAQGIVVMPIEKIIL from the coding sequence AACGAAAAATCTGTTGAATTATTAAAAAATTGCGGCTTAAACTTCGAAAATTATAAAAGCTCGCTCATCTCCCCGGTATCAAACTTCCCTTTAGAAATTCTTTTTCTGCGCGATGACGATATTCCCGAATACGTTCAGGACGGTATTGCCGATCTGGGCATTGTTGGCGAAAACGTGATACAGGAAACCGAAGTTGAGGTAAGCTACCTGCAGCGTTTGGGCTTTGGCAAATGTTCATTAAAAATAGCCGTGCCAAATAACAATACCATCCAAAGCCTTGCCGATTTAAATGGTAAAGCCGTGGCCACCACCTACCCGGTTATACTGGGTAAGTTCCTGAAAAAGGAAGGTATAAATGCCGATATCCGCACCATTTCCGGTTCTGTTGAGATTTCACCCGGCCTGGGTTTAAGTGATGCCATTTGCGACCTGGTTTCAACAGGCGGTACTTTAAAAAGCAACGGATTAAAACCATTTGTAGATGTGATGTCATCAGAGGCGGTATTGATTGGCTGCAAAGATTCTGAAAAAGACGACCTGATACAGGAACTGATACAACGTATCCAGTCTGTTTTACGTGCCAAAGAAACTAAGTATGTGGTACTTAACGTTCATAGAGATAATCTTGATAAAGTAATCGCCCTACTGCCGGGCGTTAAAAGCCCATCGGTAGTTGGACTGGCCGAGGCCGACTGGGTAGCAGTACATACGGTTATACCTGAACGCGATTTCTGGGACAGGATAAGCCAGCTGAAACAAGCCGGCGCGCAAGGCATTGTGGTAATGCCTATTGAGAAAATAATATTGTAG
- the hisC gene encoding histidinol-phosphate transaminase, with translation MYNINNILRENIKNLTPYSSARDEYQGEASVFLDANENAFGSPLEQAFNRYPDPLQYQLKKRITEIKGVPPRNIFVGNGSDEAIDILYRSFCNPGVDNVIIVPPTYGMYQVSANINDVEARKVLLTEDYQLNLEGIAEAIDEHTKLIFICSPNNPTGNSINRADVETLLANFNGLVIVDEAYINFSRQKTFIQELTEYANLVVLQTLSKAWGLAGLRVGMAFASEEIIEVMNKVKPPYNVNEASQQLALEALNNIDQINAWIRETLLQRDRLVLELKNFDFVLDIYPSDANFILVKTTDANNIYDYLVGKGIIIRNRSKVELCEGCLRITVGTPEENTTLLEELKKF, from the coding sequence ATGTACAATATCAACAATATACTCCGCGAAAACATCAAAAACCTAACTCCCTACTCCTCCGCACGTGATGAGTACCAGGGCGAGGCCAGTGTTTTCCTGGACGCTAACGAAAACGCATTTGGGTCGCCTTTGGAGCAGGCGTTTAACCGCTATCCCGATCCTTTGCAGTACCAGTTAAAAAAACGCATCACCGAAATTAAGGGCGTACCACCTCGCAATATTTTTGTTGGCAACGGCAGCGATGAGGCTATCGATATCCTTTACCGCAGCTTTTGTAACCCGGGTGTGGATAATGTGATTATTGTGCCCCCTACTTATGGCATGTACCAGGTATCAGCCAATATTAATGATGTAGAAGCACGCAAGGTTTTGTTAACCGAAGACTATCAGCTTAACCTCGAGGGCATTGCCGAAGCCATTGATGAGCACACAAAACTCATCTTTATCTGCTCGCCCAACAACCCTACCGGCAATTCTATTAACCGCGCCGATGTAGAAACTTTACTGGCAAACTTTAATGGGCTGGTAATAGTTGATGAGGCTTATATCAATTTCAGTCGCCAAAAAACTTTTATACAGGAACTTACGGAGTATGCAAACCTGGTAGTATTGCAAACACTTTCCAAAGCATGGGGGTTGGCGGGTTTACGCGTAGGCATGGCATTTGCCAGTGAAGAGATTATTGAGGTGATGAACAAGGTAAAACCACCCTATAATGTTAACGAGGCATCGCAGCAACTGGCTTTAGAAGCTTTGAACAATATTGACCAGATCAACGCCTGGATTAGGGAAACCCTGCTACAACGCGACAGACTGGTGCTTGAACTTAAAAACTTTGATTTTGTGCTGGATATTTACCCTTCGGATGCTAACTTTATCCTCGTGAAAACTACCGATGCCAACAATATTTATGACTATCTGGTCGGCAAAGGCATCATTATCCGCAACCGCTCCAAAGTTGAACTCTGCGAAGGCTGCTTACGTATTACCGTAGGCACACCCGAAGAAAACACTACATTACTTGAAGAGTTAAAGAAGTTTTAA
- a CDS encoding WD40 repeat domain-containing protein codes for MNVEKIAELTGHGNPIFTLELSQKPGILFTGGNDKGLVEWSLKDFTFIKVMFPVNASIYAIHGPEGYPILLTGLRSGEVLVFDFVRQKLIKSLAHHRKPIFDIKSVSKKNELLIASEDGTVSVWNLASLEMVHTIKVSADTVRCIAISPNEKQVAFGCRDNTIKIYDLDDYTLIKAIHGHTMSVFALAYSTDGTYLASGCRDAQIKIWDSVTFEPIKNIPAHLFAVNHILFHPTRPYFATASMDKGIKIWGTDDFKLYKIISREKGHPGHVLSVNKLAWNGDQLISVSDDKNVAVWDIKFD; via the coding sequence ATGAATGTTGAAAAAATAGCAGAACTTACCGGGCATGGCAACCCCATTTTTACGCTGGAGCTTTCTCAAAAACCGGGTATACTATTTACCGGCGGTAACGATAAGGGGCTGGTGGAGTGGAGTTTGAAAGATTTTACTTTCATTAAAGTGATGTTCCCGGTTAATGCTTCCATTTATGCTATTCACGGGCCTGAGGGTTACCCGATATTATTAACCGGCCTGCGCAGCGGCGAAGTGCTGGTATTTGATTTTGTACGGCAAAAACTCATCAAATCGCTTGCGCACCACCGCAAGCCCATATTTGATATTAAATCTGTAAGTAAAAAAAACGAATTGCTTATAGCCTCCGAAGATGGCACCGTATCGGTATGGAACCTTGCCAGCCTGGAGATGGTGCATACCATCAAAGTATCGGCAGATACGGTACGCTGTATAGCCATCTCGCCCAATGAAAAACAGGTGGCCTTTGGATGCCGCGACAACACTATAAAAATTTACGATCTGGACGATTATACGTTGATCAAAGCCATACACGGCCATACCATGTCGGTTTTTGCTTTGGCATACAGCACCGACGGCACCTACCTGGCCTCGGGCTGCCGCGATGCGCAGATCAAGATCTGGGACAGTGTTACCTTTGAGCCTATCAAAAATATCCCTGCGCATTTGTTTGCTGTTAATCATATCCTGTTTCACCCTACCCGGCCATATTTTGCCACGGCCAGCATGGATAAGGGCATCAAGATATGGGGAACGGACGATTTTAAACTATACAAGATCATCAGTCGCGAAAAGGGCCATCCCGGCCATGTGCTATCTGTTAATAAACTGGCCTGGAACGGCGATCAGTTGATATCCGTAAGTGATGATAAAAACGTCGCGGTTTGGGATATAAAATTTGATTGA
- a CDS encoding acyl-CoA reductase, with product MSKFNIKNSINSFSSLGTLLTEPDAPLMAVINDEQYHNAWFTPESVLRAVTAIGKMLNKADLQTWLSKYESGNNGQNKKVGLILAGNIPLVGFHDVLCVLASGNHALIKVSSQDAYLIKHILHRLVDIDGSFAAQFSFVERLTDFDAIIATGSNNSSRYFDYYFSKVPNIIRKNRNSVALLTGTETAEDLLNLGHDVFDYYGLGCRNVSKLLVPEDYNFNHFFESIESFKTIIHHHKYSNNYDYNKSIYLVNGDKHLDNGFLMVKEDDRMASPLAVLYFSYYTDLPAAQQILMEQSENIQCIVTTSPISVPNQVVGFGQSQQPALWDYADGIDTMDFLANL from the coding sequence ATGTCAAAATTTAATATAAAAAACTCAATAAATTCATTTTCAAGCTTAGGAACGCTGTTAACGGAGCCAGATGCACCGCTTATGGCCGTAATTAACGACGAGCAATATCACAATGCCTGGTTTACACCCGAAAGCGTTTTGCGGGCAGTAACTGCCATTGGCAAAATGCTCAACAAGGCCGATCTGCAAACATGGCTGTCAAAATATGAATCGGGCAACAACGGGCAAAACAAAAAAGTGGGCCTTATTTTGGCCGGCAACATCCCGCTGGTGGGCTTTCATGATGTGCTGTGCGTACTGGCCTCGGGCAATCACGCGCTTATCAAAGTATCATCGCAGGACGCTTACCTTATCAAACACATTTTGCATCGTTTAGTCGATATTGATGGCAGCTTTGCCGCTCAATTCAGTTTTGTTGAAAGGCTTACTGATTTTGATGCCATTATAGCTACCGGCAGTAATAACAGCTCGCGTTACTTTGACTATTATTTTAGCAAAGTGCCCAATATTATCCGTAAAAATCGTAACAGCGTAGCCTTACTAACCGGTACTGAAACCGCCGAAGACCTGCTTAACCTGGGCCACGATGTTTTTGATTATTACGGGCTGGGCTGTCGCAACGTATCCAAACTGCTGGTTCCGGAGGATTATAATTTTAACCACTTTTTTGAATCTATTGAGAGCTTTAAGACTATCATCCATCATCATAAATACAGCAATAATTACGATTATAATAAATCTATATACCTGGTAAATGGTGATAAGCATTTGGATAACGGCTTTTTAATGGTAAAGGAAGACGACAGGATGGCATCGCCCCTGGCTGTCCTGTACTTTAGCTATTATACCGATCTGCCAGCAGCACAGCAAATACTTATGGAGCAAAGCGAAAATATACAGTGCATTGTTACTACTTCCCCTATCAGCGTACCTAACCAGGTAGTAGGTTTTGGCCAAAGCCAGCAACCCGCTTTATGGGATTATGCCGATGGCATTGATACAATGGATTTCTTGGCAAATCTTTAA
- a CDS encoding 1-(5-phosphoribosyl)-5-[(5-phosphoribosylamino)methylideneamino]imidazole-4-carboxamide isomerase — MYIIPAIDILNKKVVRLREGDYGQVTEYDVTLEEMIERYQSNGTNFIHIIDLNGAKNDFSNQQYLFDVIRKTDMKVQYGGGIRSIDKVKELIDAGIHRVIVGTQAITNPNFLPDLGKEICGKDKCSDQVVIAIDVLDEVIKYSGWMESSPIKLKDYIDKCLALGFFRFLCTDINKDGKLGGAGIELYEKLLDHSPFIKLIASGGVSSMKDIEQLSRLKVESCVVGKAIYEGHITIEDVKNWNLDALISI, encoded by the coding sequence ATGTATATTATCCCTGCTATTGACATATTGAACAAAAAGGTGGTGCGTTTACGTGAGGGCGATTACGGGCAGGTAACAGAATATGATGTTACACTTGAAGAAATGATTGAGCGTTACCAAAGCAATGGTACTAATTTCATCCACATTATTGACCTCAACGGCGCTAAAAATGATTTTAGCAATCAACAATACCTGTTTGATGTGATCCGCAAAACCGACATGAAGGTGCAATACGGCGGCGGCATCCGCAGTATTGACAAGGTTAAAGAACTGATAGATGCCGGTATCCATCGTGTAATTGTTGGCACACAGGCGATTACCAATCCAAACTTTTTGCCTGATCTTGGTAAAGAAATCTGCGGTAAAGACAAATGCTCCGACCAGGTGGTTATCGCTATCGATGTGCTCGACGAGGTGATCAAATACTCGGGATGGATGGAAAGTTCGCCCATTAAACTAAAGGATTACATTGATAAATGCCTTGCATTGGGCTTTTTCCGCTTTTTATGTACCGATATTAATAAAGATGGTAAACTGGGCGGTGCAGGTATTGAGTTGTATGAAAAACTGCTTGACCACTCACCGTTCATCAAACTTATTGCGTCTGGCGGTGTAAGCTCTATGAAAGATATTGAGCAGCTAAGCCGTTTAAAGGTAGAATCGTGCGTTGTAGGCAAAGCCATTTACGAAGGTCACATCACCATCGAGGACGTAAAAAACTGGAACCTGGACGCGCTGATATCGATTTAG
- the hisF gene encoding imidazole glycerol phosphate synthase subunit HisF gives MLSKRIIPCLDVKDGRTVKGVNFVDLRDAGDPVELAWNYSNQGADELVFLDITATVERRKTMVELVKAVARQINIPFTIGGGINEIADADALLNAGADKISINSAAVRNPALIDELAKVFGVQFVVIAVDTRHNNGKNIVHLNGGRLPTERETLEWILEAESRGAGEILLTSMDHDGTKNGFDNGLLKTVNDAVHIPVIASGGAGAVQHFVDVFDKTNVDAALAASVFHYGEILIPDLKAVLKSNNIEVRI, from the coding sequence ATGTTAAGTAAAAGAATCATCCCCTGCCTTGATGTTAAAGACGGTCGTACGGTAAAAGGTGTAAACTTTGTTGATCTCCGTGATGCCGGCGATCCGGTGGAACTGGCCTGGAACTACTCCAACCAGGGCGCGGACGAACTTGTTTTCCTGGATATTACCGCAACTGTTGAACGCCGCAAAACCATGGTGGAGCTGGTGAAGGCCGTTGCCCGGCAAATCAATATTCCGTTTACCATCGGCGGTGGTATTAATGAGATTGCCGATGCTGATGCCTTATTAAATGCCGGTGCCGATAAAATATCCATCAATTCGGCCGCGGTGCGTAACCCGGCCCTCATTGATGAACTGGCCAAAGTGTTCGGTGTTCAGTTTGTGGTGATCGCTGTAGATACCCGCCATAATAACGGTAAAAATATAGTTCATTTAAATGGTGGCCGTTTACCAACTGAGCGTGAGACGTTGGAATGGATACTGGAGGCCGAAAGCCGCGGTGCAGGTGAGATCCTGCTTACTTCCATGGACCATGACGGCACCAAGAACGGATTTGATAACGGTTTGCTAAAAACTGTTAATGATGCAGTACACATCCCGGTTATAGCCTCTGGCGGGGCCGGCGCGGTACAGCATTTTGTTGACGTATTTGACAAAACAAATGTAGATGCAGCCCTGGCGGCGTCGGTATTCCATTATGGCGAAATATTGATCCCCGATTTGAAAGCTGTATTAAAAAGTAATAATATTGAGGTAAGGATTTAA
- a CDS encoding fructose-6-phosphate aldolase: protein MYIIKVKGVAKIPDYVQLRDDKFTLLAYFRVDRPDKSLDKAGLADKAEYIMNIIKDLPFGQILKLEL, encoded by the coding sequence ATGTATATTATAAAAGTTAAAGGCGTTGCCAAAATACCTGATTATGTACAACTGCGCGATGATAAATTTACGTTGCTGGCTTATTTCAGGGTTGACAGGCCCGATAAATCATTGGACAAGGCGGGACTGGCCGATAAGGCCGAATATATTATGAATATTATAAAAGACCTGCCGTTTGGGCAGATCTTAAAATTAGAGCTATAA
- a CDS encoding 4Fe-4S dicluster domain-containing protein, translating into MAIKITDECINCGACEPECPNNAIYDAGAAWRFSDGTGLKGVIDFGDGNTLNAEETQAALSDDIYYIVPDKCTECVGFHDEPQCAAVCPVDCCVDDEDIRESEEELLAKKEWLHMNE; encoded by the coding sequence ATGGCGATTAAAATCACCGATGAATGCATAAACTGCGGGGCCTGCGAACCCGAATGCCCAAATAATGCTATTTATGATGCTGGCGCGGCATGGCGCTTTAGCGATGGCACAGGGCTTAAGGGTGTTATCGATTTTGGCGATGGAAATACTTTAAATGCCGAGGAAACTCAGGCGGCACTATCTGACGATATATATTACATTGTGCCCGATAAGTGTACCGAATGTGTTGGTTTTCATGACGAGCCGCAATGTGCTGCAGTATGCCCTGTAGATTGCTGCGTGGATGATGAAGACATCCGCGAAAGCGAAGAAGAACTGCTGGCCAAAAAAGAATGGCTGCACATGAACGAGTAA
- the hisB gene encoding bifunctional histidinol-phosphatase/imidazoleglycerol-phosphate dehydratase HisB has protein sequence MSNLQKILFIDRDGTLITEPADEQIDSFEKLEFYPGALTYLPKIAKELDFELVMVTNQDGLGTASYPEDTFWPVQNFILKTFEAEGVKFSNIVIDRTFPAEKAPTRKPGTALLTQYLDAEKYDLQGSFTIGDRKNDVLLARNLGAKAIWLNNNSDLGGAEFTEADHIGDTIALETTDWQKIYEFLKLGQRVVEHRRATKETDIYIKINLDGTGDAKVSTGLHFFDHMLDQIARHGSIDLEITAKGDLHIDEHHTVEDTGIALGEVFATALGNKKGIERYGFCLPMDDCLAQAAIDFGGRNWIVWEAEFNREKVGDVPTEMFYHFFKSFSDAAKCNLNIKAEGQNEHHKIEAIFKAFAKAIKMAVKRDVEKMVLPSTKGVL, from the coding sequence ATGAGTAATTTACAGAAAATATTGTTTATTGACCGCGACGGCACCCTCATTACCGAGCCTGCCGATGAGCAGATAGACTCCTTTGAAAAACTGGAGTTTTATCCCGGCGCGTTGACCTACCTGCCAAAAATTGCCAAGGAGCTTGATTTTGAGCTGGTAATGGTTACCAACCAGGACGGTTTGGGTACAGCGTCATACCCTGAAGATACTTTCTGGCCGGTGCAAAACTTCATCCTGAAAACGTTTGAAGCCGAAGGCGTAAAGTTTAGCAATATCGTGATTGACCGCACTTTCCCGGCCGAAAAAGCGCCTACCCGCAAACCCGGTACCGCATTGCTTACACAATACCTGGATGCCGAAAAATATGACCTGCAAGGTTCATTTACTATCGGCGACCGCAAGAATGATGTACTGCTGGCCCGTAATTTAGGCGCTAAGGCTATTTGGCTCAATAACAATTCGGACCTGGGTGGTGCTGAATTTACAGAAGCTGATCATATTGGCGATACCATTGCCCTCGAAACTACCGACTGGCAAAAGATCTATGAGTTTCTGAAATTGGGCCAGCGCGTAGTTGAACACCGTCGGGCTACTAAAGAAACTGACATTTACATCAAAATAAACCTTGATGGCACGGGCGATGCCAAAGTATCAACCGGACTGCACTTTTTTGACCACATGCTTGACCAGATAGCCCGACATGGCAGTATTGATCTGGAGATCACGGCTAAAGGCGATCTGCATATAGATGAACACCATACCGTTGAAGATACCGGCATTGCTTTAGGCGAGGTTTTTGCTACCGCTTTAGGTAACAAAAAAGGCATTGAACGCTACGGTTTTTGCCTGCCTATGGACGATTGCCTTGCACAGGCAGCCATTGATTTTGGCGGGCGCAACTGGATAGTTTGGGAAGCAGAATTTAATCGCGAAAAAGTGGGTGATGTACCTACAGAGATGTTCTACCATTTCTTTAAGTCGTTCTCAGACGCGGCCAAATGCAATCTGAACATCAAAGCCGAAGGGCAAAATGAGCATCACAAAATTGAGGCTATATTTAAAGCCTTTGCAAAGGCAATAAAAATGGCCGTTAAGCGTGATGTAGAGAAGATGGTTTTACCAAGTACAAAAGGGGTATTGTAA
- a CDS encoding cell division ATP-binding protein FtsE: protein MIGNSVIKLNNVDIFQQSHLVLSNVNLHVDKGDFVWLIGQTGSGKSSLLKVIYGDLNIKNGTGHACGYELSKLAGREVPYLRRKLGIVFQDFQLLTDRSIEQNLLFVMRATGWTDKKLIADRTLDVLEKVGLRSKLKKMPHELSGGEQQRVVIARALLNDPEIILADEPTGNLDPETSEEIVLLLKQISQSGTSVLVATHDYHIIRAFPSRIIKCENGKVLEDAEI from the coding sequence ATGATCGGAAACTCTGTAATTAAGCTAAACAATGTTGATATTTTTCAGCAGTCGCACCTGGTACTATCAAATGTTAACCTGCATGTTGACAAAGGAGATTTTGTATGGCTAATCGGCCAGACAGGATCTGGTAAAAGCAGCCTGCTTAAAGTAATTTATGGCGACCTGAACATAAAAAATGGCACCGGCCACGCCTGCGGCTATGAGTTAAGCAAACTTGCAGGCCGCGAAGTTCCGTATCTGCGCCGCAAGCTGGGCATTGTTTTTCAGGATTTTCAGTTACTTACCGACCGCTCTATTGAACAAAACCTGCTTTTTGTGATGCGCGCCACCGGCTGGACAGACAAAAAACTGATTGCCGACCGTACACTCGACGTGCTTGAAAAGGTAGGCCTGCGTTCAAAATTAAAGAAAATGCCGCATGAACTATCGGGCGGCGAGCAGCAGCGTGTGGTTATTGCCCGCGCCTTGCTTAACGACCCGGAGATTATCCTGGCCGATGAGCCAACCGGTAACCTCGATCCCGAAACATCCGAAGAAATTGTACTGCTGCTCAAACAGATCAGCCAGTCGGGTACTTCGGTATTAGTTGCAACGCATGATTATCACATCATACGCGCTTTCCCTTCGCGCATCATCAAGTGCGAAAATGGCAAGGTACTGGAAGATGCGGAGATATAA
- the hisH gene encoding imidazole glycerol phosphate synthase subunit HisH: MDKNQENKVITSKAPPLGGGGGVGIIRYGAGNIFSLTAALDRLGIPYGMINKTEDFDKYDRYIIPGVGHAGAAMNKLKQTGLVPTIKALNKPTLGICVGMQLLTSYSEEGDSDLLGIFPIKTLRFKDSNTYKVPHTGWNQVFPEKENLLFKNIPSGSHFYFVHSYFIEYDKAYTLSSATYNNEFSASIWHNNFYGVQFHPEKSGVYGETLLTNFSKL; the protein is encoded by the coding sequence ATGGACAAGAATCAAGAAAATAAAGTAATCACTTCAAAAGCTCCCCCTTTAGGGGGCGGGGGGGGCGTCGGCATCATTCGATACGGCGCCGGTAATATATTTTCGCTCACGGCGGCTTTAGATCGCTTGGGTATTCCTTACGGTATGATCAACAAAACCGAGGATTTTGACAAGTACGACCGGTACATTATTCCGGGAGTTGGCCATGCGGGCGCGGCCATGAACAAACTGAAACAAACCGGGCTGGTGCCTACCATTAAGGCACTTAACAAACCTACACTTGGCATTTGTGTAGGCATGCAGTTGCTTACCTCCTATTCCGAGGAAGGAGACAGTGATTTATTGGGCATATTCCCTATAAAAACACTGCGGTTTAAGGATAGCAACACCTATAAAGTACCGCATACTGGCTGGAACCAGGTGTTCCCCGAAAAGGAAAATTTATTATTTAAAAATATACCGTCCGGATCACACTTTTACTTTGTACATTCATACTTTATTGAGTATGATAAAGCATACACTTTATCATCGGCCACATACAACAATGAATTTTCGGCATCAATTTGGCATAATAACTTCTACGGAGTACAATTTCACCCCGAAAAATCGGGCGTGTACGGCGAAACATTGTTAACAAACTTTTCAAAATTATAG
- the hisD gene encoding histidinol dehydrogenase has translation MKLFNYSDLSTADIQKLVQRNVDPANEIRTIVDEVIANVQQHGDKALYDYARKFDKVDLSNLYLDKTDLEELAESVSAEQKAALQTAYNNIHKFHKSQVKAEDKVETMPGVTCWRELRPIEKVGLYIPGGTAVLPSTFLMLGIPARIAGCSEIVVCSPPQKNGKVNAFIAYVALLLGIEKIYLIGGSQAIAAMAYGTESVTKVDKIFGPGNQFVTKAKTIIQSTTTTAIDMPAGPSEVLVIADESANPTYIAADLLAQAEHGIDSQSVLVCTSAQIAQQALAEVEKQLPVLPRAEIAKLAIDNSYIVVTSNLDDAMDFSNQYAPEHLILATERWKEITGFIINAGSVFLGNLTPESAGDYASGTNHTLPTSSYARAYSGVSVDSFVKKITFQHITREGIQNIGPSVEILAELEGLHAHRNAVSIRNSN, from the coding sequence ATGAAACTATTTAATTATTCAGACCTAAGTACAGCAGACATCCAAAAACTGGTTCAGCGCAATGTTGATCCGGCCAATGAGATCCGCACTATTGTTGATGAGGTAATTGCTAATGTACAGCAGCATGGCGACAAGGCCCTGTATGATTACGCCCGCAAATTTGACAAGGTTGACCTTAGTAACCTGTACCTTGACAAAACTGATTTAGAAGAACTTGCTGAATCTGTATCGGCAGAACAAAAAGCTGCGCTGCAAACCGCATATAACAATATCCATAAATTCCACAAATCGCAGGTAAAGGCTGAGGATAAGGTGGAAACCATGCCCGGCGTAACCTGCTGGCGCGAATTACGACCGATTGAAAAAGTGGGCTTGTACATTCCCGGCGGCACGGCTGTTTTACCAAGTACTTTTTTAATGCTGGGCATACCCGCCCGCATAGCTGGTTGCAGCGAAATTGTAGTTTGCTCACCACCGCAAAAAAACGGCAAGGTTAACGCCTTTATAGCGTATGTGGCACTGCTGCTTGGAATTGAGAAAATATATCTGATTGGTGGTTCGCAGGCCATTGCGGCTATGGCTTATGGTACAGAAAGCGTTACTAAGGTTGATAAGATTTTCGGCCCCGGCAACCAGTTTGTAACTAAGGCCAAAACCATCATCCAGTCGACAACTACAACTGCTATTGATATGCCGGCGGGCCCGTCAGAAGTATTGGTAATTGCCGATGAATCTGCAAACCCGACTTACATAGCTGCCGATCTGCTGGCACAGGCAGAGCATGGCATTGATAGTCAATCGGTATTGGTATGTACATCGGCCCAAATAGCGCAGCAAGCACTTGCCGAAGTGGAAAAACAATTACCTGTGTTGCCACGTGCCGAAATAGCCAAACTGGCCATTGATAACTCGTACATAGTAGTTACATCAAATTTGGATGACGCTATGGACTTCAGTAACCAGTACGCTCCTGAACATTTAATACTGGCAACCGAGAGGTGGAAGGAGATAACCGGTTTTATCATTAACGCGGGGTCGGTTTTCCTGGGTAATCTAACCCCGGAAAGTGCTGGCGATTACGCATCGGGCACCAACCATACCCTGCCAACCAGCAGCTATGCGAGGGCTTATTCTGGTGTATCTGTCGATTCGTTTGTTAAAAAGATCACTTTCCAGCACATCACCCGTGAAGGCATCCAAAACATTGGCCCAAGCGTTGAAATTTTGGCAGAACTGGAAGGCTTGCACGCACACAGGAATGCAGTATCAATAAGGAATAGTAATTAA
- a CDS encoding C40 family peptidase encodes MEYGICNLAVVPLRAEPNDRSEQVSQVLFGEAFEIIEWQERWVKITTESDNYTGWIGRLQFTMLGHVAYKSIKQTSAPLTYRAVTQAWKTADNSVIYLPVGSSLAFLEGTTCNIGTERFEIIGEIGEREDIGTTAKSFLNSPYLWGGRTHFGIDCSGFTQAVFKLNGIKIKRDASQQVDEGVLVNDLTEARLGDLAFFHNEAGKVTHVGIMLNNEYIIHASGKVKIDSIDSTGIYSKEQKRHTHQLHSIKRFM; translated from the coding sequence ATGGAATACGGTATTTGTAATCTGGCGGTAGTACCGCTGCGTGCAGAGCCCAATGACCGGAGCGAACAGGTGTCGCAGGTATTATTTGGTGAGGCCTTCGAAATTATTGAATGGCAGGAACGCTGGGTGAAAATTACCACCGAAAGCGACAATTATACTGGATGGATAGGCCGATTGCAGTTTACTATGCTTGGCCATGTGGCTTATAAAAGCATTAAACAGACATCCGCCCCATTAACCTACCGTGCAGTAACCCAGGCATGGAAAACAGCCGATAATAGTGTAATTTACTTACCTGTGGGCAGCTCGCTCGCTTTTTTAGAGGGAACAACGTGCAATATAGGTACTGAACGCTTTGAGATTATTGGTGAAATAGGCGAGCGTGAAGATATTGGTACAACTGCTAAATCGTTCCTGAATTCTCCATATTTATGGGGTGGGCGCACCCATTTTGGTATTGACTGCTCCGGGTTTACACAAGCGGTATTTAAGCTGAATGGTATTAAAATAAAACGCGATGCCAGTCAGCAGGTTGATGAAGGTGTTTTGGTAAATGATTTAACTGAAGCCCGTTTAGGTGATCTGGCTTTTTTTCATAACGAGGCAGGCAAGGTAACGCATGTTGGCATCATGCTCAATAATGAATATATCATACATGCATCGGGTAAAGTGAAGATTGATAGTATAGATAGTACCGGCATTTATTCAAAGGAGCAAAAGCGCCATACGCATCAGTTGCATAGTATCAAGAGGTTTATGTAG